A single genomic interval of Amblyomma americanum isolate KBUSLIRL-KWMA chromosome 11, ASM5285725v1, whole genome shotgun sequence harbors:
- the LOC144110669 gene encoding uncharacterized protein LOC144110669 translates to MSAGYPQAPLLEMSEVGETATPQEVTDYGLVTADPKIGVLSGENKSQQLHQSPHCNRSFTKKNSQEQHLLTQTDDHPYKCNHYVGSFSQQITLTDHPRTNTHERPYKCGHCYSSFALKSTLRIHLRAHTGERPYKCDQCGNSFSEKSGLAKHLRTHTGERPYKCDHCDSSFAHKSHIKRHLRTHTGERPYKCDHCDSSFAESGHLKQHLCTHTGERPYKCGHCYSSFALRSTLRIHLRTHTGERPYKCDQCGNSFSEKGTLVKHLRIHTGERPYKCDHCDSSFAQHNHIKRHLRIHTGERPYKYDHCDSSFVESGHLRQHLCTHTGERPYKCGNCYSSFTRKDQLDRHVRTHTGERPYKCDHCDSSFVESGQLRQHLRTHTGERPYKCDHCGNSFAGKGTLVNHLRTHTGERPFQCQLCPMAFTESASLAKHVRAHKSERPYQCQLCTMTFKEKDHLRRHENNKHASKTIVP, encoded by the coding sequence gcctggtcacaGCTGATCCCAAGATCGGAGTGCTGTCTGGGGAGAACAAGAGtcagcagctgcaccagtccCCCCACTGCAATCGGAGCTTCACGAAGAAAAACAGCCAGGAGCAGCACCTTCTCACCCAAACGGATGACCATCCCTACAAGTGTAACCATTATGTGGGCAGCTTTTCTCAACAGATCACTCTGACAGACCACCCACGTACTAACACTCacgagcgtccatacaagtgtggcCACTGTTacagcagctttgctctcaaGAGCACTCTGAGGATCCACCTTCGtgcccacacgggtgagcgtccatacaagtgtgaccaatGTGGGAACAGCTTTTCTGAAAAAAGCGGACTGGCgaaacaccttcgtacccacacgggtgagcgtccatacaagtgcgaccactgtgacagcagctttgctcataaAAGCCACATCAAGcgacaccttcgcacccacacgggtgagcgaccgtacaagtgtgaccactgtgacagcagctttgctgaaagtggccacctgaagcaacacctttgCACTCACacaggtgagcgtccatacaaatGTGGCCACTGTTACAGCAGCTTTGCTCTCAGGAGCACCCTGAGGAtccaccttcgtacccacacgggtgagcgtccatacaagtgtgaccaatGTGGGAACAGCTTTTCTGAAAAAGGCACACTGGTGAAACACCTTCGcatccacacgggtgagcgtccgtacaagtgtgaccactgtgacagcagctttgctcaacaCAACCACATCAAGCGACACCTTCGCATCCACACGGGTGAGCGACCGTACAAGtatgaccactgtgacagcagctttgttgaaAGTGGCCACCTGAGGCAGCACCTTTGCACCCACacaggtgagcgtccatacaagtgtggtAACTGTTACAGCAGCTTTACTCGAAAGGACCAGCTGGACCGACACGTTCGCACCCATACTGGTGAGCGTCCATATaaatgtgaccactgtgacagcagctttgttgaaAGTGGCCAGCTGAGGCagcaccttcgtacccacacgggtgagcgtccgtacaagtgtgaccactgtgggaACAGCTTTGCTGGAAAAGGCACACTAGTGAatcaccttcgcacccacacgggtgagagaccattccagtgccagctctgccccatggcCTTTACAGAGAGTGCAAGCCTTGCTAAGCATGTGCGAGCCCATAAGAGTGAAAGACCTTATCAGTGTCAGTTGTGCACAATGACGTTTAAAGAAAAAGACCATTTAAGACGCCATGAGAACAACAAGCATGCTTCAAAGACGATAGTTCCTTAG